AAGGTCGATTGTGATTAATTGTTAACGCCTTCTTGTGACACTCAAATTTGAAATCTAGAAATTTTTGTATGTTTTATCTTTAATATATATGCCATTTGCTGCAACTCAATTATTTTTTCCCTACCTATTTTATGATGTCAAATAAAACTTCAAACTTGTTATGCTATATTTGTAATGATGGATCACAAAATCAGTATTATTAGATCACTATGAactttcatgttgttttcaaattGTTTATGAGCATCGGACCTggtatcttttttcttttatgcttAGATAAAATGTCTTGGGACTGTCATATGGCTATTTGTTAATCATAAATGATCTCATTTTGTCTTAGAATTGTGGAAAACGATCTTTTCGAGCAAGACTGGCGGTCGAGGAAGAAAGTCCAGATATTCCAGTACATTGTCCTCAAATGGACTCTTGCTCTTCTGATTGGTTTGGCAACAGGGCTAGTTGGCTTTTTCAATAACCTTGCAGTTGAGAACATTGCTGGATTTAAATTGTTGCTGACGAGTAATCTTATGCTTGAGCACAGGTAAAACCAACTTACGTTAAAACCAACTTACGTTATCACCATTTTTTCTGAACATGCATGCCATTGAAATTGGCTGAATTACTTTCTGCTATCAAATAAAGAAGTATTGCACACAGCGACAAATAAATGTTAATGGCAAATATTATAATGCAACAAGCTGTTCGTTGAGGATTTATAAGAAAATTCATAAGTTTTAAGTGCTTTTGTCTTAAATATCTAGGCCAATTGCTTTCTATTTAATATGTTGATTGCTAATACAATTCGTTTTAGACAATGCCAGAATAACTTATGTTCTAACAGACCTTTTTTAAAGGTTTTTCTGTGGGAAACTGGAATATAACAAGATCCAACCGGAGATCTGTTTCAAGAGTTTTAGCATGAAACAAACCAAAGAGTTCTAAATGTTTCACAGCAAAATGATGGACCATTTTGCCTCAACAGAACTTAAGTCTAACTGGGCACAAAAAAGACCTTGTTTGCAAGAATTTTTGCGGAACGTTAAATTCTAAAGAAGGCTCTAATTGTGATGAAAGACTGGATATTCCTAGCCTTctgcattttttttcttgattttcctTTTTCTCAGATGAACGACAACAAAATTAAGTTCCTGGTGATGTTTATTGTGGAATGGTTCTTTGAATCTAACAAATTAAAAGGTAAAGTCGGGATTGAACTTTGGATTCACTTCCATAATCTTTATTGATTTCTATTAATCTTCGGGTGACTGGATCTATTTGTTTTAGATTGATTTCAGCTGGATTGCTAAAATTGACTGCTTTCCATAGTTTTTATTGTATAATCAAGAATTTTATGCTTGTGCATGTGCTTTGTCAAGCGTATAACAATGCATCTGAACAATTTTGGGTTTCAGAACATCTTTCAGATGCATCACAAAAGgctaatcataaaatataaaaagttttTCTGGTGACATGCTTTAATAGTTTGCAAACTGCCAGAGTTCAAGTTAATGCAAAAAGAAAACGCCAAAGTTCTTTCGCATTTGCAGAATAATATCATGTAATTGGTACAATTATGGTTCCAGTACAGGTACTTTGCAGCATTTTTAGCCTACTGTAGCATCAATGCAATTTTGGCAGCATCTGCAGCTGCCCTCTGTGCTTATGTTGCACCTGCGGCTGCTGGGTCTGGCATTCCTGAAGTGAAAGCTTATCTAAACGGAGTCGATGCTTATTCCATACTGGCTCCTAGCACGCTCTTCGTAAAAGTAAGTTCCAAACATAAACTATTTTCTGAAATTTTCCGGTCTTGTTAATCACACACAGCTCCAGCCATGAACTTGTGAAAACACCCTCCTAaagagcatcataaattttaaattcACATTCCACCACAGAGGTAGATGCTAAGTGATGACAGTGCACATCcactcaaatttttttttattgctgCCAATTAGTAGAGGAAGAAAACCATCATATATGGTTTAAAAACAATCTACAATTGTTTTCATATTTGCCTAATCTCTTTTTATCTTTCTTCATCCTGTCTTCTCTTGAAGCACTCCAAGCAGTAGAACAAAATTATAACTGTCTTACCTAACTTCCTTCTATGGTTATAGTTGGACAAGTAAGACACAAAGTTATCactagttttttttcttttttccaaaaAGCTATAACTAGTTGATCTATGCAAAATTCTTCATAAGAGGGGATCTTTCATGATGAACTTTATCTTTTACTAGGATATCTTTTCCAAGTTTCTTGGAGTTTTGACCATAAGCATCCAGCTACAAACTGAATAATGTCTGACATGACCATTTTTGTGACAAGGATCATCTCAACTTTCTCGAAGGACCAAGTTTGCTAGCTGATCATCTTGTAACAACACTCACTTTAGGAACTTGCCAATGGGGGAGGGGGGCGGGGGGTGTGGGGTAGGTAGGGGTATCAGGAGATACGTATCTGTCAGATTGGGAATTTATAAACTGAAAATGTTCAATTCCAATTCCTGGTCTTGAAGCAAATATAAAAACTCCATTCAGCAGATCTACCTCTAAATCAAATAAATCTTCTACCTGATTGATCAACTAAAGATCGTATGAGGTCTTTACATTATGCAGTGTGGCAAATGAAGTATCAACCATAAACATCGTTGCAAAACATATTGTTCTGCGTATGGATTAGTTGTATATAGTGCATGgtgtttattaatttatatttcttgaTTCTCTAGATATTTGGGTCAATTGGTGGAGTTTCTGCTGGATTTGTATTGGGTAAGGAGGGGCCTATGGTGCACACAGGAGCATGCATTGCCAACTTACTTGGTCAAGGTGGATCTCGCAAGTATCATCTGACTTGGACATGGCTCAGGTACTTCAAAAATGATAGGGATCGACGAGATCTGATAACCTGTGGATCAGCAGCAGGAGTGGCAGCTGCCTTCCGAGCACCAGTTGGTGGTGTTCTCTTTGCTCTCGAAGAAGCGGCTTCCTGGTAAtcctactttttttttcttttggtgctGCAATTGTGATATTAGTTCAGCATTTATGACCATCGATAGACAATTCTGGCTGCCATATTCATATAGATTGAAACAAATATTATGGCATTTGGTTTAGCAGTAATAATTATTGGACATATGTTTCCTCAAAAGTAAAAATTATGGGATACTACTTTTAACAAATAAATCAAAATCGAAGACAGGATCTGCTTTTCACAAATTATTTGTGTTGATGCATCAAAATGACATTATTTTTAGAAATGAAAGAATTTTAAATGATCATGTATTTTGAGCAAGGCAGTTTGCAAAGCGTTTTTTTCTTACCTCCAGAGCTCGACAAGTGCCAGAAAGCAAGACTCTTCGAAAATTGAGATGGCAGATCTTGATGCCTCAAAAACATGCATTATTATCTTACTAGTTGTCTTCATTTTCCTCAGGTGGCGAAGTGCGCTTCTGTGGAGAACATTCTTCACAACAGCTGTTGTTGCTGTATCATTGAGAAGTTTAATAGAGTATTGCCGCAGTGGAAAATGCGGGTTGTTTGGCAAAGGAGGACTAATAATGTTCGATGTTAGCTCAAGCGTTACCACATACAGCACTCCCGATCTGATAGTCATAATAGTTCTTGGAGTAATTGGGGGAGTCTTCGGAGCCCTCTTCAATTACCTTCTGGACCGGATTCTTCGAACCTACAGCTTCATCAATGAGTAAATTCCTTACATTCACTCTGTTATTAATGATATCAGTCCTAAGAAAAATTTTCGAGTCGATCAAACGATTGTATTTGATTGCAGGAAAGGTGCTCCGTTCAAGATTCTCCTCACCGTGGCCATATCTATCCTCACATCATGCTGCTCTTACGGGCTCCCTTGGCTCGCCAGCTGCACTCCCTGCCCCGCACATCTCCAAGAGCAGTGCCCGACCATAGGCCGCTCCGGCAATTTCAAGAACTTCCAGTGTCCCCCGGGTCACTACAATGACCTTGCCTCCCTCTTCCTCAACACCAACGACGATGCCATCCGCAATCTCTTCAGTGCCGGCACTGACAACGAGTTCCATATGTCTACCCTTTTCGTCTTCTTCGCTGCGGTTTATTGCCTTGGACTCGTAACATATGGCATTGCTGTTCCTTCGGGTCTCTTCATCCCAGTTATACTCGCCGGTTCTACATATGGCCGAATGGTTGGGACTCTGCTTGGCCCTATCTCGGACCTCGACGCCGGCCTCTTTGCCCTCCTTGGAGCAGCATCTTTTCTTGGTGGAACCATGAGAATGACTGTTTCAGTCTGTGTCATCCTCCTTGAGCTCACCAATGACCTGCTACTGCTACCTCTGGTGATGCTGGTTCTTCTGATATCCAAAACAATGGCTGATAGCTTCAACAAGGGGGTCTACGACCAGATTGTTCGGATGAAGGGCTTGCCTTTCATGGAGGCCCATGCAGAGCCTCACATGAGGCACTTGGTCGCAAGGGATGTGGTCTCAGGACCCCCCGTCAGCTTTTCTGGAGTGGAGAAGGTGGGAACCATAGTACATGCACTAAGATTGACCGGTCACAATGGATTTCCGGTGGTTGATGAGCCACCGTTCTCGGATGCCCCTGAGTTAGTCGGGCTGGTGTTGAGGTCTCACTTACTGATTCTGCTGAAAGGGAAGAGATTTTCCAAGGAAAGGGTGAAGACTGGGGTACGAGAAATGTTACAAAGGTTTGGTGCCTTTGATTTCGCTAAAGCTGGATCAGGGAAAGGACTCAAGTTGGAAGACTTGAACATCCTCGAAGAGGAAATGGATATGTTTGTTGATCTCCATCCTGTTACGAATAAATCACCCTACACGGTGGTTGAGACGATGTCATTGGCTAAGGCTGCCATCCTCTTCAGGGAGCTCGGACTCCGGCACCTCTGCGTTGTGCCAAAGACACCGGGGGTAAGAACTCCTTTTATctctataattataattataattatgattagttTTCGTATATACTGTCAGTGGTTTGTTACATTGCCAATCACTTCTACGATAAACATGTTCACAACAATATCGCATTCGAATAGCTACAATCTACTCATAATTATGCCTAGTTTTGTATATACTGTAGTGGATATCTATCTGTCTATTCACGCGTGTTCATATTTTAGAACTCATCAGCTCTGACCGACTCATTGCTACACCTGTTTGCGTGCAGACGCCTCCAATTGTTGGAATCCTTACTCGACACGACTTCATGGCGGAACACATTCTTGGATTGTTCCCTCATCACCACTCCCACAAATAGGTCATCGCTGTACTTATATTTCTTTGCCTGTCACACTGTTACTGCAATATCTATCAACATATTAATATCGCTGcagactttattttttttttgctctttttATGAAAGAATACAACTTAAAAAGTCGATTGCATTCCACCGTTGTTACACGAGTTCTTACGGCTCCTCGAGGAGGATAGTTTTTTTGCCAATCTCTGCTATTTGGTGCTTCGTATCCGGTCATTCTCGAATTCTTATGGACAGAAAAGGGCCATTGCAACCCAAGATGGTTGAAACACACAGCAAACTCGACGGATTACATGGGGAATAAACCGAAAGGACCTTGCTGCACGCTTTCAATAGTGGATGAGCTCATGCAATGgagtgcaacacactatgattgatCTTTGTATATTTTGTACAAGCAACACTGCACAAGGAAATCTTAAAGCTTTTTAAAAAACATGGTCGTGCTTATGCAATGGAGTGCAATACACTGCGATTGATCTCTATATATGTTGTACAAGCAGAACACTGCATAAGGAAATCTTGAGCTTTTTAAAAGAACATTGTTGTGTTCTTAAACTGGCAATCAGAATCTACTACTAACGCAAAAATATGGCTCTGTTATTGCTGGTTCCTCTACGGTCCATTCTCTCAGGGTTTAGAACACCTGTTTAGACTACAAAACGGCAACCCATCGAGCTCCAACATCCAAATTAAGACCAGCCATAAGTGACGTTAAGAATCAAACATACTTGGGAAGTCGGAACCAATGATACTGATGACAAGCAAGGGGTCCAGTAAAATCACGGGAGTATTCAACAGAAATTTTAAAATGGAAAGAAATCGAATTCCAAATAATTTTGTAGGctcatgcatatgtatatattcatAAATGTGGATGCATGGTCTGATGATTGGTCCCGATAGATCATGGGATTTTGGGTCAATTCTCCGTAAAAAGTAACATCGAATGTACAGAATGGAGCGAGATAGCATTAAAATTTGCAAGAATTCTCCAGCTCATTCCAGAGTTTTGAGAAGCCTGAACAAGCCAGCAGCCTCCCTGATGCGGGAGAACTCGATGCAGAATGCCTGCACCTCGATGAATAGATCATGAACTGCATATCACGACAAACAACCATAGGAATGTCATTACCAGTGTGGGACGACATGCATCACGTCATCCATGCTAATCTTAATGTACAATAATAAACTGTCAcaacaacaatttttttttttttgtcacataaACTACAATACATATTCGATCTAAGAAGACTGTCCATTTTGAAAATGTAATTTTCA
This window of the Musa acuminata AAA Group cultivar baxijiao unplaced genomic scaffold, Cavendish_Baxijiao_AAA HiC_scaffold_830, whole genome shotgun sequence genome carries:
- the LOC135664350 gene encoding chloride channel protein CLC-c-like isoform X1 produces the protein MRLGGLRQTQGGAMDHQEGSNDIDGMEGAWREIERNGSGLYENEEAGSMREPLLRKRTMNTTSQIAIVGANVCTIESLDYEIVENDLFEQDWRSRKKVQIFQYIVLKWTLALLIGLATGLVGFFNNLAVENIAGFKLLLTSNLMLEHRYFAAFLAYCSINAILAASAAALCAYVAPAAAGSGIPEVKAYLNGVDAYSILAPSTLFVKIFGSIGGVSAGFVLGKEGPMVHTGACIANLLGQGGSRKYHLTWTWLRYFKNDRDRRDLITCGSAAGVAAAFRAPVGGVLFALEEAASWWRSALLWRTFFTTAVVAVSLRSLIEYCRSGKCGLFGKGGLIMFDVSSSVTTYSTPDLIVIIVLGVIGGVFGALFNYLLDRILRTYSFINEKGAPFKILLTVAISILTSCCSYGLPWLASCTPCPAHLQEQCPTIGRSGNFKNFQCPPGHYNDLASLFLNTNDDAIRNLFSAGTDNEFHMSTLFVFFAAVYCLGLVTYGIAVPSGLFIPVILAGSTYGRMVGTLLGPISDLDAGLFALLGAASFLGGTMRMTVSVCVILLELTNDLLLLPLVMLVLLISKTMADSFNKGVYDQIVRMKGLPFMEAHAEPHMRHLVARDVVSGPPVSFSGVEKVGTIVHALRLTGHNGFPVVDEPPFSDAPELVGLVLRSHLLILLKGKRFSKERVKTGVREMLQRFGAFDFAKAGSGKGLKLEDLNILEEEMDMFVDLHPVTNKSPYTVVETMSLAKAAILFRELGLRHLCVVPKTPGTPPIVGILTRHDFMAEHILGLFPHHHSHK
- the LOC135664350 gene encoding chloride channel protein CLC-c-like isoform X2 — protein: MDHQEGSNDIDGMEGAWREIERNGSGLYENEEAGSMREPLLRKRTMNTTSQIAIVGANVCTIESLDYEIVENDLFEQDWRSRKKVQIFQYIVLKWTLALLIGLATGLVGFFNNLAVENIAGFKLLLTSNLMLEHRYFAAFLAYCSINAILAASAAALCAYVAPAAAGSGIPEVKAYLNGVDAYSILAPSTLFVKIFGSIGGVSAGFVLGKEGPMVHTGACIANLLGQGGSRKYHLTWTWLRYFKNDRDRRDLITCGSAAGVAAAFRAPVGGVLFALEEAASWWRSALLWRTFFTTAVVAVSLRSLIEYCRSGKCGLFGKGGLIMFDVSSSVTTYSTPDLIVIIVLGVIGGVFGALFNYLLDRILRTYSFINEKGAPFKILLTVAISILTSCCSYGLPWLASCTPCPAHLQEQCPTIGRSGNFKNFQCPPGHYNDLASLFLNTNDDAIRNLFSAGTDNEFHMSTLFVFFAAVYCLGLVTYGIAVPSGLFIPVILAGSTYGRMVGTLLGPISDLDAGLFALLGAASFLGGTMRMTVSVCVILLELTNDLLLLPLVMLVLLISKTMADSFNKGVYDQIVRMKGLPFMEAHAEPHMRHLVARDVVSGPPVSFSGVEKVGTIVHALRLTGHNGFPVVDEPPFSDAPELVGLVLRSHLLILLKGKRFSKERVKTGVREMLQRFGAFDFAKAGSGKGLKLEDLNILEEEMDMFVDLHPVTNKSPYTVVETMSLAKAAILFRELGLRHLCVVPKTPGTPPIVGILTRHDFMAEHILGLFPHHHSHK